A single region of the Nocardioides ochotonae genome encodes:
- a CDS encoding biotin transporter BioY, which produces MSTTARRLTPADLALVAAFAALIAVCALLPALKVGAGLVPITLQTFAVLLAGALLGPWRGFLAVCLYLAVGAAGMPVFSGGAAGLAVLQGPTAGYLVGFPLAAALCGLLVARLLPRRATRVGVPLVFAAGLLSSALCIHTLGMAGLVWRADMTWAQAWNVDKVFWIGDVIKNVCMALVATAVHRAFPDLLPRRSPVRPRRTPAAA; this is translated from the coding sequence ATGAGCACCACCGCACGCCGCCTCACCCCCGCCGACCTGGCGCTGGTCGCGGCGTTCGCCGCCCTGATCGCGGTGTGCGCGCTCCTGCCGGCGCTCAAGGTCGGCGCGGGCCTGGTGCCGATCACGCTGCAGACCTTCGCGGTGCTGCTCGCCGGCGCCCTGCTGGGGCCGTGGCGCGGGTTCCTCGCCGTCTGCCTCTACCTGGCCGTCGGCGCCGCCGGGATGCCGGTCTTCTCCGGGGGTGCCGCCGGGCTGGCGGTGCTCCAGGGACCCACCGCGGGCTACCTGGTCGGCTTCCCGCTCGCCGCCGCGCTGTGCGGGCTGCTGGTCGCCCGGCTGCTGCCGCGGCGCGCGACCCGGGTCGGCGTACCGCTGGTGTTCGCGGCCGGCCTGCTCAGCAGCGCGCTGTGCATCCACACCCTCGGCATGGCCGGGCTGGTCTGGCGCGCCGACATGACCTGGGCGCAGGCGTGGAACGTCGACAAGGTGTTCTGGATCGGCGACGTCATCAAGAACGTCTGCATGGCGCTGGTCGCGACCGCCGTGCACCGCGCCTTCCCCGACCTGCTGCCCCGCCGCTCCCCCGTCCGCCCGCGTCGTACCCCGGCCGCCGCGTGA
- the gltX gene encoding glutamate--tRNA ligase, producing MAPSPTGSPHVGLARTALYNWAFARHHGGTFVFRIEDTDKERNTEESYEALIEVMRWLGLDWDEGVVVGGPHGPYRQSERTEIYADVLARLRGSSRTYDCFCTTEEVTARRKASGSKVLGYDGFCRELSAEQRAAFEAEGRQSVVRFRMPDGEISFHDLVRGEVSFQTEFVPDFALARANGDPLYTLTAPVDDATMEITHVLRGEDLLSSTPRQIALFEALKEIGVATETPAFGHLPYVMGEGNKKLSKRDPEANLLGYRDAGFLPEGLLNYLALLGWSIAADRDIFTLEEMVEAFDIADVNPNPARFDLKKADAINAAHMRLLPIEEITDRALPFLKDAGVVSDPVNDADAQLLELAMPLVGERINKLAEAPAMLGFLFVDEADFVRDEADVAKLLDESGRAVVQASYDALAGLEEWSTAAIQDALQATLVEKMGLKPRHAFGPVRVAVTGRRVSPPLFESLELLGRERGLGRLQSALA from the coding sequence ATGGCGCCGTCCCCCACCGGCAGCCCGCACGTCGGCCTCGCCCGCACCGCGCTCTACAACTGGGCCTTCGCCCGGCACCATGGCGGCACCTTCGTCTTCCGCATCGAGGACACCGACAAGGAGCGCAACACCGAGGAGTCCTACGAGGCGCTCATCGAGGTCATGCGCTGGCTGGGCCTGGACTGGGACGAGGGCGTCGTCGTCGGCGGCCCGCACGGCCCCTACCGCCAGTCCGAGCGCACCGAGATCTACGCCGACGTGCTGGCCAGGCTGCGCGGCTCCTCGCGCACCTACGACTGCTTCTGCACCACCGAGGAGGTCACCGCGCGCCGCAAGGCGTCCGGCTCCAAGGTGCTGGGGTACGACGGGTTCTGCCGTGAGCTGAGCGCCGAGCAGCGCGCGGCGTTCGAGGCCGAGGGTCGCCAGAGCGTCGTCCGGTTCCGGATGCCCGACGGCGAGATCAGCTTCCACGACCTGGTGCGCGGCGAGGTCTCCTTCCAGACCGAGTTCGTCCCCGACTTCGCGCTGGCCCGCGCGAACGGCGACCCGCTCTACACGCTGACCGCGCCGGTCGACGACGCCACGATGGAGATCACCCACGTGCTGCGCGGGGAGGACCTGCTGTCCTCCACGCCGCGGCAGATCGCGCTCTTCGAGGCGCTCAAGGAGATCGGCGTCGCCACCGAGACGCCGGCCTTCGGCCACCTGCCCTACGTCATGGGCGAGGGCAACAAGAAGCTCTCCAAGCGCGACCCCGAGGCCAACCTGCTCGGCTACCGCGACGCCGGCTTCCTGCCCGAGGGCCTGCTCAACTACCTCGCGCTGCTCGGCTGGTCGATCGCCGCCGACCGCGACATCTTCACCCTCGAGGAGATGGTCGAGGCCTTCGACATCGCCGACGTGAACCCCAACCCGGCGCGCTTCGACCTCAAGAAGGCCGACGCGATCAACGCCGCGCACATGCGCCTGCTCCCGATCGAGGAGATCACCGACCGGGCGCTGCCGTTCCTCAAGGACGCCGGTGTGGTCTCCGACCCGGTCAACGACGCCGACGCGCAGCTGCTGGAGCTGGCGATGCCGCTGGTCGGCGAGCGGATCAACAAGCTCGCCGAGGCCCCGGCGATGCTCGGGTTCCTCTTCGTCGACGAGGCGGACTTCGTGCGCGACGAGGCCGACGTGGCCAAGCTGCTCGACGAGTCGGGTCGCGCGGTCGTGCAGGCGTCGTACGACGCCCTCGCCGGGCTCGAGGAGTGGTCGACCGCCGCGATCCAGGACGCCCTGCAGGCCACGCTGGTCGAGAAGATGGGCCTGAAGCCCCGTCACGCCTTCGGTCCCGTGCGCGTCGCGGTGACCGGGCGTCGGGTCTCCCCGCCGCTGTTCGAGTCCCTCGAGCTGCTCGGGCGCGAACGCGGCCTCGGGCGTCTCCAGAGCGCGCTCGCCTGA
- a CDS encoding TetR/AcrR family transcriptional regulator C-terminal domain-containing protein, which produces MRNHRQDVVDRALDVLDRYGLADLTMRRLGTELGVRPSALYHHFDDKQSLLAAVADELLARGARPVAPGEWDARVTAICAGLREALLAYRDGAELVATVRAFGLGAAGPYDALRDALRGAGLDPALAGTAADTLLHFVLGHTLDEQTHLQAGSAGAIADDPRPGSDFALGLAIVVDGIRVRVSEAARR; this is translated from the coding sequence ATGCGCAACCACCGTCAGGACGTGGTCGACCGGGCGCTCGACGTGCTGGACCGCTACGGCCTCGCCGACCTGACCATGCGCCGCCTCGGCACCGAGCTGGGGGTGCGCCCCAGCGCGCTCTACCACCACTTCGACGACAAGCAGTCGCTGCTGGCCGCGGTCGCCGACGAGCTGCTCGCCCGCGGTGCCCGCCCGGTCGCGCCAGGTGAGTGGGACGCGCGGGTGACGGCGATCTGCGCAGGCCTGCGCGAGGCGCTGCTGGCCTACCGCGACGGGGCCGAGCTGGTCGCGACCGTGCGCGCGTTCGGCCTGGGCGCCGCCGGCCCGTACGACGCCCTGCGCGACGCGCTCCGCGGGGCCGGGCTGGACCCGGCGCTGGCCGGCACCGCTGCGGACACGCTGCTGCACTTCGTGCTCGGGCACACCCTCGACGAGCAGACCCACCTCCAGGCGGGCAGCGCGGGCGCGATCGCCGACGACCCACGCCCGGGCTCCGACTTCGCGCTCGGGCTGGCGATCGTGGTGGACGGGATCCGCGTGCGGGTGAGCGAGGCCGCGCGACGCTAG
- a CDS encoding CPBP family intramembrane glutamic endopeptidase produces MNEPLEYHRLQRATRWAWWRPLAGVLVLGGFFVVLAPVVALLAFTVGLGLTGADVADSVDRMLDTDDLTPLALGYLNASIALMIPATWLVAWAFHRQRPGWLASVAPRIRWPWLLVCLGLALLALILTLMVAAVLPAAGDTGEVSTEVNGWTTTMRDFVLIVLLLTPLQAAGEEYVFRGYLTQAFGGLIASRWLAVVGPALLFALAHGAQDPQIFVDRFAFGLVAGVLVILTGGLEAGIAMHVLNNFFAFGLALAFGDITSVLNPTGGSWWSLATTLTQSVSFLLLSVGAARLLGLRTVAEPPVLAPSDTRV; encoded by the coding sequence ATGAACGAGCCGCTGGAGTACCACCGCCTCCAGCGGGCCACCCGCTGGGCATGGTGGCGTCCGCTCGCGGGCGTCCTCGTGCTCGGCGGGTTCTTCGTCGTGCTGGCGCCGGTGGTGGCGCTGCTGGCCTTCACCGTGGGCCTGGGGCTCACCGGCGCCGACGTCGCGGACTCGGTCGACCGGATGCTCGACACCGACGACCTGACGCCGTTGGCGCTGGGCTACCTCAACGCCTCCATCGCGCTGATGATCCCGGCCACCTGGCTGGTCGCCTGGGCCTTCCACCGGCAGCGGCCCGGGTGGCTGGCCTCGGTCGCCCCGCGGATCCGCTGGCCGTGGCTGCTGGTCTGCCTCGGCCTGGCGCTCCTCGCGCTGATCCTCACGCTGATGGTCGCCGCCGTGCTGCCCGCGGCCGGGGACACCGGGGAGGTCAGCACCGAGGTCAACGGCTGGACGACGACCATGCGCGACTTCGTGCTGATCGTGCTGCTGCTCACCCCGCTGCAGGCGGCGGGGGAGGAGTACGTCTTCCGGGGCTACCTGACCCAGGCCTTCGGCGGTCTGATCGCCTCGCGCTGGCTCGCGGTGGTCGGGCCGGCGCTGCTGTTCGCGCTGGCGCACGGCGCCCAGGACCCGCAGATCTTCGTGGACCGGTTCGCGTTCGGGTTGGTCGCCGGGGTGCTGGTGATCCTGACCGGCGGGCTGGAGGCCGGCATCGCGATGCACGTGCTCAACAACTTCTTCGCCTTCGGCCTGGCACTCGCCTTCGGCGACATCACCAGCGTGCTCAACCCCACCGGGGGCAGCTGGTGGAGCCTCGCGACCACGCTGACCCAGTCGGTGTCGTTCCTGCTGCTGAGCGTCGGCGCGGCCCGTCTGCTCGGTCTGCGGACCGTCGCGGAGCCCCCCGTTTTGGCACCCTCGGACACCCGTGTGTAA
- a CDS encoding 3-methyladenine DNA glycosylase, with protein sequence MTTLARSEWQTRAAAHAARVDAFLAPHLARREKAVKHPVHDFLFTYYSHRPAQLRRWHPGYGVRLAEAPEYDGLKGYADGAVTDAHVAAQRPLLESLRALLGATAARPASFGCFGLHEWAMVYRQTQEQTRHNAWPLRLGAEGTDAVVESHKIACSHFDAFRFFTEPARPLNALAPTSGDRAAFEQPGCLHAGMDLYKHAFRLSPMISSDLVADCFELARDIRVLDMRAAPYDLTGLSDHDGSPFTPVRVETPEGKAEYVAHQRDFAERGAPLRAALLAECERLLAVPAPV encoded by the coding sequence GTGACGACATTGGCCCGCTCGGAGTGGCAGACGCGCGCCGCGGCGCACGCGGCGCGGGTCGACGCGTTCCTCGCACCCCACCTCGCCCGCCGCGAGAAGGCGGTCAAGCACCCGGTCCACGACTTCCTCTTCACCTACTACTCCCACCGCCCGGCGCAGCTGCGGCGCTGGCACCCGGGGTACGGCGTACGCCTCGCCGAGGCGCCGGAGTACGACGGCCTGAAGGGGTACGCCGACGGCGCGGTCACCGACGCGCACGTGGCCGCCCAGCGTCCGCTGCTGGAGTCGCTGCGCGCGCTGCTCGGCGCCACCGCGGCGCGACCGGCGAGCTTCGGGTGCTTCGGGCTGCACGAGTGGGCGATGGTCTATCGCCAGACCCAGGAGCAGACCCGGCACAACGCCTGGCCGCTGCGCCTGGGCGCCGAGGGCACCGACGCCGTCGTGGAGTCGCACAAGATCGCGTGCAGCCACTTCGACGCGTTCCGGTTCTTCACCGAGCCGGCGCGCCCGCTCAACGCCCTCGCCCCGACCAGCGGCGACCGGGCCGCCTTCGAGCAGCCGGGCTGCCTGCACGCCGGGATGGACCTCTACAAGCACGCCTTCCGGCTCAGCCCGATGATCAGCTCGGACCTGGTCGCGGACTGCTTCGAGCTGGCCCGCGACATCCGGGTGCTCGACATGCGCGCGGCGCCGTACGACCTCACCGGGCTCAGCGACCACGACGGCTCGCCGTTCACGCCGGTGCGCGTCGAGACCCCCGAGGGCAAGGCCGAGTACGTCGCGCACCAGCGCGACTTCGCCGAGCGGGGGGCGCCGCTGCGCGCGGCCCTGCTCGCGGAGTGCGAGCGGCTGCTGGCGGTGCCCGCCCCGGTGTGA
- a CDS encoding fumarylacetoacetate hydrolase family protein, whose amino-acid sequence MRIARFTTGEDPLYGVVSGELDDFGQPDEDSVVVALAGDPLYVGLKPLEREYRLADVRLLAPVLPRSKVIGIGRNYAAHAAELGNELPSEPLMFLKPNTSVIGPGDAIQRPEQCEDLHYEGELAVVIGRICRDVPVEKATDVIHGYTIANDVTARDLQRRDGHFTRAKGFDTFCPLGPWIETDLDPADFSVGRTVQTFLNGDLVQDGSTADMVFDIPTLVAHVSSIMTLLPGDVILTGTPEGVGPMEPGDEVEISIAGLGSLTNKVAQR is encoded by the coding sequence GTGCGCATCGCAAGGTTCACCACTGGTGAGGACCCGCTCTACGGAGTGGTGTCAGGAGAGCTCGACGACTTCGGGCAGCCCGACGAGGACAGCGTGGTGGTGGCCCTCGCGGGCGACCCGCTGTACGTCGGCCTGAAGCCGCTGGAGAGGGAGTACCGGCTGGCCGACGTGCGGCTGCTGGCGCCGGTGCTGCCCCGCAGCAAGGTGATCGGCATTGGGCGCAACTACGCCGCGCACGCCGCGGAGCTCGGCAACGAGCTCCCGAGCGAGCCGCTGATGTTCCTCAAGCCCAACACCAGCGTGATCGGGCCGGGGGACGCCATCCAGCGCCCTGAGCAGTGCGAGGACCTGCACTACGAGGGCGAGCTCGCCGTGGTCATCGGCCGGATCTGTCGCGACGTACCGGTCGAGAAGGCCACCGACGTCATCCACGGCTACACGATCGCCAACGACGTCACCGCGCGTGACCTGCAGCGCCGCGACGGGCACTTCACCCGCGCGAAGGGCTTCGACACCTTCTGCCCGCTCGGGCCGTGGATCGAGACCGACCTCGACCCGGCCGACTTCTCGGTCGGTCGCACGGTGCAGACCTTCCTCAACGGGGACCTGGTGCAGGACGGCTCGACCGCCGACATGGTCTTCGACATCCCCACGCTGGTGGCGCACGTCTCCAGCATCATGACGCTGCTCCCGGGCGACGTCATCCTCACCGGCACCCCGGAGGGTGTCGGTCCCATGGAGCCCGGCGACGAGGTCGAGATCTCGATCGCCGGACTCGGCTCTCTCACGAACAAGGTGGCACAGCGTTGA
- a CDS encoding CbiQ family ECF transporter T component, with protein MSDPLLGDYRPGTTVLHRLPAGAKLLALAVGGVVVALRSPTIALVALAVSLALVALSGMGLRRTLRALRRIAVVVVLLGAFSVWQHGWWRAVESVADLVALVLAATVLTATTAVDELLDTLTRLLRPLRRLGVDPELVALAFSLTLRAIPTTLEIARETRQAAVARGLQRDPRALLTPLVIRVVAQARNTGQALQARGIGED; from the coding sequence GTGAGCGACCCGCTGCTCGGCGACTACCGTCCCGGCACGACCGTGCTGCACCGGCTGCCGGCCGGTGCCAAGCTGCTCGCGCTGGCGGTCGGCGGCGTGGTGGTCGCGCTGCGCTCGCCGACGATCGCCCTGGTCGCCCTCGCGGTCTCCCTGGCCCTGGTCGCCCTGTCCGGGATGGGGCTGCGCCGCACGCTGCGCGCCCTGCGCCGGATCGCGGTGGTCGTGGTCCTGCTCGGCGCGTTCTCGGTGTGGCAGCACGGGTGGTGGCGGGCGGTGGAGTCGGTCGCCGACCTGGTCGCGCTGGTGCTGGCCGCGACCGTGCTCACCGCGACCACCGCCGTCGACGAGCTGCTCGACACCCTCACCCGGCTGCTGCGCCCGCTGCGCCGCCTCGGGGTGGACCCGGAGCTGGTGGCGCTGGCCTTCTCGCTCACCCTCCGCGCGATCCCGACGACGCTGGAGATCGCCCGCGAGACCCGGCAGGCCGCGGTCGCCCGCGGCCTGCAGCGCGACCCGCGCGCCCTGCTCACCCCGCTGGTGATCCGGGTGGTCGCCCAGGCCCGCAACACCGGCCAGGCGCTCCAGGCCCGCGGGATCGGCGAGGACTGA
- a CDS encoding energy-coupling factor ABC transporter ATP-binding protein — protein sequence MSITLDRVSVTVAGPDGPLTILEETTLDLTERRIALIGPNGSGKSTLARLVNGLVAASTGTVSVDGLDVATQGREVRRRVGFVFTDPAAQLVMPTAVEDVALSLRRTHRGRAARQRAALEVLEQHGLGALADRSVHALSGGQRQLLALAGVLATGPSVLVADEPTTLLDLRNSRHVADVLFGLEQQLVLVTHDLELAARCERALVVDGGKVVHDGPGPQAVAHYRAMV from the coding sequence GTGAGCATCACCCTCGACCGCGTCAGCGTCACCGTCGCGGGCCCCGACGGGCCGCTCACCATCCTCGAGGAGACCACGCTCGACCTCACCGAGCGGCGGATCGCGCTGATCGGCCCCAACGGCTCCGGCAAGTCGACCCTCGCCCGGCTGGTCAACGGCCTGGTCGCCGCGAGCACGGGGACGGTGAGCGTCGACGGCCTCGACGTCGCCACCCAGGGCCGGGAGGTACGCCGCCGGGTGGGGTTCGTCTTCACCGACCCGGCGGCGCAGCTGGTGATGCCGACGGCGGTGGAGGACGTCGCGCTCTCGCTGCGCCGCACCCACCGCGGGCGCGCCGCGCGGCAGCGGGCCGCGCTCGAGGTGCTCGAGCAGCACGGTCTCGGCGCGCTCGCCGACCGCAGCGTGCACGCGCTGTCCGGCGGCCAGCGTCAGCTGCTGGCGCTGGCCGGCGTACTGGCGACCGGGCCGTCGGTGCTGGTCGCCGACGAGCCGACCACCCTGCTCGACCTGCGCAACTCCCGCCATGTCGCGGACGTGCTCTTCGGCCTCGAGCAGCAGTTGGTGCTGGTCACCCACGACCTCGAGCTGGCCGCGCGCTGTGAGCGCGCCCTGGTCGTCGACGGCGGCAAGGTGGTCCACGACGGACCCGGCCCGCAGGCCGTGGCGCACTACCGGGCGATGGTGTGA
- the mraY gene encoding phospho-N-acetylmuramoyl-pentapeptide-transferase, whose translation MRAVLLSSALAVLLSLLGTRVAIGWFTRRGFGQPIRTDGPTTHHVKSGTPTMGGVVILLAGTAAYLTATLATRGSPSASAWLLMLLFLGCGAVGFLDDFIKVRAQHNQGLSSRAKMAGQTLVAVVFGVLATQLFADERGVHPASQYISTTHDVGIKLPLVVALVWIWFIVTASSNGANLTDGADGLLAGASALILGAYAVVNIWQNNQLCGSTRPTVVEASCYEVRDPLDLAVFAAAIAAACIGFLWWNAKPARIMMGDVGSLAIGGALAGLAIMSRTEILMVIIAGLFVFETACVLLQMGYFKLTRRLTGTGRRIFRIAPIHHHFEHLGWDEVTVVIRFWLIAAIFVAAGLGIFYASWLA comes from the coding sequence GTGCGCGCAGTACTGCTGAGCAGCGCCCTCGCGGTGCTCCTCTCGCTGCTCGGGACGCGGGTCGCGATCGGGTGGTTCACCCGGCGTGGCTTCGGCCAGCCGATCCGGACCGACGGGCCGACGACCCACCACGTCAAGAGCGGTACGCCGACCATGGGCGGCGTCGTCATCCTGCTGGCGGGCACCGCGGCGTACCTCACGGCGACCCTCGCGACCCGCGGGTCGCCCAGCGCGAGTGCCTGGCTGCTGATGCTGCTGTTCCTCGGGTGCGGGGCGGTCGGCTTCCTCGACGACTTCATCAAGGTCCGCGCCCAGCACAACCAGGGCCTGAGCAGCCGGGCCAAGATGGCCGGTCAGACGCTCGTCGCGGTGGTCTTCGGAGTCCTGGCCACCCAGCTCTTCGCCGACGAGCGCGGTGTGCACCCGGCGTCGCAGTACATCTCCACCACCCACGACGTGGGGATCAAGCTGCCCCTGGTCGTGGCGCTGGTGTGGATCTGGTTCATCGTCACCGCGAGCTCCAACGGCGCCAACCTCACCGATGGCGCGGACGGGCTGCTGGCCGGGGCCTCGGCGTTGATCCTCGGCGCCTACGCGGTCGTGAACATCTGGCAGAACAACCAGCTGTGCGGCTCCACCCGGCCGACCGTGGTGGAGGCGAGCTGCTATGAGGTGCGCGATCCGCTCGACCTCGCGGTCTTCGCGGCCGCCATCGCGGCGGCCTGCATCGGGTTCCTGTGGTGGAACGCCAAGCCCGCGAGGATCATGATGGGCGACGTCGGATCCCTCGCGATCGGCGGCGCCCTGGCCGGCCTGGCGATCATGTCCCGCACCGAGATCCTGATGGTCATCATCGCCGGGCTGTTCGTGTTCGAGACCGCGTGCGTGCTCCTGCAGATGGGCTACTTCAAGCTGACCCGGCGGCTCACGGGTACGGGTCGGCGGATCTTCCGCATCGCGCCCATCCACCACCACTTCGAGCACCTGGGCTGGGACGAGGTCACCGTCGTGATCCGCTTCTGGCTCATCGCGGCGATCTTCGTGGCGGCCGGGCTGGGGATCTTCTACGCCTCGTGGCTGGCCTGA
- a CDS encoding M14 family zinc carboxypeptidase: MWATLVAGTLTVTLLAGTGSAAEVQSAAKRDRPGCQTTDDPPTNRWTFHNELGRELSAIRRKSLGRVQVKKYGETVNGTAMWSARVGFGDQVLMVQSAIHGNERTGTEALLNILRELGTKNNRATKQILRNITLVALPMVNPDGGELNRRQNVITWDQVVDQFPQLEGAPPAWYFSTRLTPTGFDLNRDFHPQLDYQPRPQDLPGEQVGAGFYLSPESQAIRDTYLSLREEFDTPPVVVDLHHAGPCGRLVGGPQDGKLVSVELDYPPLGPNDGEAYEAEWPLLDQEMSRRYALAAANGMQDAVVNDQSPLAAVGRYVHFEEREYAGQGRSAFALNGSPTVLFEVRGQADDFGQKGMKIFIKAVENGLGGIMDAMATDEIEELDGNDFFDLGHTGWETEADREARERWLSPN, from the coding sequence ATGTGGGCGACGCTTGTCGCCGGCACCCTCACCGTGACCCTTCTCGCCGGCACCGGATCGGCTGCCGAGGTGCAGTCCGCAGCCAAGCGGGACCGACCCGGCTGCCAGACCACCGACGACCCGCCCACCAACCGGTGGACCTTCCACAACGAGCTGGGGCGCGAGCTGAGCGCCATCCGGCGCAAGAGCCTGGGCCGCGTCCAGGTCAAGAAGTACGGCGAGACCGTCAACGGCACCGCGATGTGGTCGGCGCGGGTCGGCTTCGGCGACCAGGTGCTGATGGTCCAAAGTGCCATCCACGGCAACGAGCGCACCGGCACGGAGGCGCTGCTGAACATCCTGCGTGAGCTCGGCACCAAGAACAACCGCGCCACCAAGCAGATCCTGCGCAACATCACGCTGGTCGCGCTCCCGATGGTCAACCCCGACGGCGGCGAGCTCAACCGTCGCCAGAACGTGATCACGTGGGACCAGGTCGTCGACCAGTTCCCGCAGCTCGAGGGCGCTCCTCCGGCCTGGTACTTCTCCACCCGGCTGACCCCCACCGGTTTCGACCTCAACCGCGACTTCCACCCGCAGCTGGACTACCAGCCGCGCCCGCAGGACCTTCCCGGTGAGCAGGTGGGTGCCGGCTTCTACCTCTCACCGGAGTCCCAGGCCATCCGTGACACCTACCTCAGCCTGCGCGAGGAGTTCGACACCCCGCCGGTCGTCGTCGACCTGCACCACGCCGGTCCGTGCGGCCGTCTGGTGGGTGGTCCGCAGGACGGCAAGCTGGTCTCGGTCGAGCTCGACTACCCGCCGCTCGGCCCGAACGACGGCGAGGCCTACGAGGCCGAGTGGCCGCTCCTGGACCAGGAGATGTCGCGCCGGTACGCACTGGCGGCCGCCAACGGCATGCAGGACGCCGTCGTCAACGACCAGTCGCCGCTGGCCGCCGTTGGCCGCTACGTGCACTTCGAAGAGCGTGAGTACGCCGGCCAGGGCCGCTCCGCGTTCGCGCTCAATGGCTCTCCCACCGTCCTCTTCGAGGTGCGCGGCCAGGCCGACGACTTCGGCCAGAAGGGCATGAAGATCTTCATCAAGGCGGTGGAGAACGGCCTGGGCGGCATCATGGACGCGATGGCCACCGACGAGATCGAGGAGCTCGACGGCAACGACTTCTTCGACCTCGGCCACACCGGCTGGGAGACAGAAGCCGACCGCGAGGCCCGCGAGAGGTGGCTCAGCCCGAACTGA
- a CDS encoding 2'-5' RNA ligase family protein: MGEQRWAGHAVLQVPVPALERFVRARTRHHDPAYLSPDPEHVHAHVTVLGPLPGDGDGVDAETAALVAKAVAAVAAFDYRLTRIATFPDGIIHLLPEPDDGFRALTARLVEAFPQFPPYAGAFGSLEELQPHLTLDLRAEGPGEVVTEESTRALLATLLDHPLPLACRAERVDLAWYEQDHCCTLASWPLGGRS, from the coding sequence GTGGGAGAGCAGCGGTGGGCGGGGCACGCGGTGCTGCAGGTGCCGGTGCCGGCGCTGGAGCGGTTCGTGCGGGCGCGGACCCGCCACCACGACCCGGCGTACCTCTCCCCCGATCCCGAGCACGTCCACGCCCACGTCACCGTCCTCGGGCCGCTGCCGGGCGACGGTGACGGCGTCGACGCCGAGACCGCCGCGCTGGTCGCGAAGGCGGTCGCCGCGGTGGCGGCGTTCGACTACCGACTGACCCGGATCGCGACCTTCCCCGACGGGATCATCCACCTCCTCCCCGAGCCCGACGACGGATTCCGCGCGCTGACCGCGCGACTGGTCGAGGCGTTCCCGCAGTTCCCGCCGTACGCCGGGGCGTTCGGCAGCCTCGAGGAGCTCCAGCCGCACCTCACCCTCGACCTGCGCGCCGAGGGGCCGGGCGAGGTCGTGACCGAGGAGAGCACCCGCGCCCTCCTCGCCACCCTGCTGGACCACCCGCTGCCGCTCGCCTGCCGCGCGGAGCGGGTCGACCTGGCGTGGTACGAGCAGGACCACTGCTGCACGCTGGCGTCCTGGCCGCTGGGCGGCCGGTCCTAG